The DNA window gcaacggcccgcataccatcggaaagctgcagcgattctgagcaatattggcagtatgatccaatttcgatttcgccgtttttaccctgaaatttctgcctgaaagcactcgctcactaattggagcgagccagccttaaagggctcagatcgcattactgatggtaccacatattgttctaatccgtactgttgtgacacagacatgacatacagtgactactaatattagcaggataggctcaatgtataatgttccgaatattttggtatattgctcggcattactggttctttaatacatttatttgagtcactctgtttgtttacgtgacctgatgtttacgtgagatctcagcctaattgttacgttggcagattgttgggggatgggtagccctgcatgtgcatcgcagagaagtgcaaaacagcaatcaaggaaacaatagccctaggctggcaagcccaatccaggtatttgtcccctcatgtcagaagctgatgttaacggattgagtaactgacctgcttgattcaaatgctgatgactcccaggctgaggaatttgtaactaaatagttggattaaaaatatttgcatcattgtaatttgctcacaactacagctaacttgcctgtgtggcctgttccctgtcccttgttttcttctgcttatcacttacttttagttgaatttccaattgtcatctccattgtttagtgctcaatgtctttgataaataacatcatatatatataatatgtctaatataagtttaataactttataatttaatataagttaggacaagcttaatactaattgtatatcaactatatatatcataattagcccttctgaagtctgttacccgtcatctcagatgttgatgttaaccgcttcagtaagtaacctgtgggtcgcactggtaaaatagttgaggttatttttccttaaacggtcatcatgtttttatgctccacaaatactgtaggttgtcagctttatttgcctgtgtacattttatattgtctgtcattgctttgacctctgtgattttgctaaggttatcctgctaattcccttgcaaactgtaaaataaaagcgtgattatttgagtagacgggctgtgtgtttcagttcgtcacgtgctttggtgtatttgcggtgtattacaggtcagtgtgccacgcatcagataggtagtggcccagtctataatgctccaaatattttgaagggttactctaaaactgctggggctattgacatgtgtctggtctctgtgtggaccacaaatgttgtgctttaatttgatgcttaatttggctttatagcctgaggtaggagctcaaacagacctcattctaggcatccgtacagattgtcaggcccttccgaagtctgttacccatcatctcagatgttgatgttaaccgcttgagtaagtgacctgtgggtcgcacttaaactactgtaatacttggggcaacgacaaggtcttaaactttatacattgtcaaaaaaaaataataataaagtgacacttttctagtataattatttcacatttaaagagttatttcacataaaaactgcatacaagaaaatagtacagtgcaatcaggatgtacttgggccaattgattagaaattaagagctttacatttgatgaatgaataatctgcccgaccttgcatggtggaataatctacccacatcacttttgggaagagtagcaaacaatcaaaatgatgatcttgccaaaaattaactacatgttctcaatggttctcagtccctctcccctgaacgatttcctctgcaccccataatcgaacaacagttcctccccaacattaatcctgttcagggccaaaagcaaaataacatcctgtcccccgacggctgggctgtacagtcttggccggaggttggccttcttatgggaatgattaatcagccggccaaaaggctgtatgcccgggtgacaggcacactcagacttatggctgttccggaagaagaacatgtagccagattcttcttccttcgtcgatgagtgaatccgctggccctcagtggctgtgactaccggcccgtggtagtcacacaccacctcaccagcctggaactgccgggtggcgcagactcccttccccttccccgcaatgtccatcaccacaagtcccttccacttctggttgtggatgagctcctggatgtggctagagtccacggcagtgtccaccgaacccactggtctccagtccttcagaacgctggccgcgctgggaacgttacttttccagccttggttcctgatccaagcgtcgacccgggactcggtgggctgccgtctgccaaagtgtgctgtcaagaacaaagtaaattgttgttagttaagaagcctatgtagataggaccgtttcacagtaaaaaatgtcattagtgctataaacaatactcacacaagacatgccgtacgcgcatcctcatctgggccttcagccagcgatcatagagctgccgctgaaaccggcccgacgtctgcgagcgtgccgtcttgtctgggatgtcgccatccagggtcacggggtgggtccgaaggagctgatcgaacgctgcctggacatccatccgttggttgga is part of the Paramormyrops kingsleyae isolate MSU_618 chromosome 25, PKINGS_0.4, whole genome shotgun sequence genome and encodes:
- the LOC140583130 gene encoding N-lysine methyltransferase KMT5A-A-like; the encoded protein is MDVQAAFDQLLRTHPVTLDGDIPDKTARSQTSGRFQRQLYDRWLKAQMRMRVRHVLSHFGRRQPTESRVDAWIRNQGWKSNVPSAASVLKDWRPVGSVDTAVDSSHIQELIHNQKWKGLVVMDIAGKGKGVCATRQFQAGEVVCDYHGPVVTATEGQRIHSSTKEEESGYMFFFRNSHKSECACHPGIQPFGRLINHSHKKANLRPRLYSPAVGGQDVILLLALNRINVGEELLFDYGVQRKSFRGEGLRTIENM